One part of the Saprospiraceae bacterium genome encodes these proteins:
- a CDS encoding gliding motility-associated C-terminal domain-containing protein — MSRSAFQNRQILLFVFILSTASQSFAQSIRFQKTYAPEAFKAGVKNKDASFYDVETLSDDGFATLGFLTDSLNRSEGFIARYDCTGKTLWTKVLGASGAPTNTNAGIVETDQGDLVFSFNLGTGFFRASILCGKIAKDGQIIWMKRIGNNTEFGRDIVKTPDGGFVIVGSTGFYGTDFQADDIYMLKLDANGNILWTKTFGNPAGTYDEAFAVKLDSKNNLIVTGRCIADTTFQAFILKTDPSGIPIQFKTYGYHNQRTNAFDILVDKEDNYLITGFTTILETDHTSAESDPYLIKVDSALNLIFANVYEVNVGRDFSTIGEGLCLLDDGGYAIGVSTSSFSNHDISGPSAPNKNALYIIRKDGSIRKAFLYNMHGSQYTRVRKSSMGSVLLGGFSRAYTDKNVSQGLIIKTDNFFFSGCNDIDVTPELTLYKPSWQIADFKYQTKSGNKVLDYINVKDSLIKDFVVCEEIPLLTPDFEGPQSICPGQARFIDQSGGPGIKYWIVDQDTIHKDGNLDYFFNTPGIHTVTLVLQFSCVIKTLSKTIEVLPAFQDTIKETICPGVTYNFKGNNYTSEGIYTVSLPGTNGQCDSIFVLDLKFLQRLQWSENHEFCGSEFKIYDKTFTQSNSNANVILKNQQGCDSLEIKLNVTKIFLDSIVDLDPKNPIDTLYFCDTIRIGSKLFTTAGSYTNEIVDTLNDCVLLKINVTLINNCFCLEFPNLFTPENGDDLNDEFKPYNHCGEIIEAFKLNVFNRWGQKVFESNDYKLGWDGRFKSVQAPPETYMYHAEYKIRFTDRTPIQKSQKGAVSLIR; from the coding sequence ATGAGTCGTTCTGCTTTTCAAAATAGACAGATTTTATTATTTGTTTTTATATTATCTACTGCTTCTCAAAGTTTTGCACAAAGTATTCGCTTTCAAAAGACCTATGCGCCTGAAGCTTTCAAAGCAGGTGTCAAAAATAAAGATGCAAGTTTTTACGATGTTGAAACACTTTCAGATGATGGATTTGCTACCCTTGGCTTTTTAACAGATAGTTTAAATCGTTCTGAAGGATTTATAGCTCGATATGACTGTACTGGAAAGACCCTGTGGACAAAAGTATTAGGTGCTTCTGGGGCACCAACGAATACCAATGCCGGTATTGTAGAAACTGATCAAGGAGATCTTGTTTTCAGTTTTAATTTAGGTACTGGCTTTTTTAGAGCATCTATTTTGTGTGGTAAAATAGCGAAGGATGGACAGATAATCTGGATGAAGCGTATCGGAAATAATACTGAATTTGGCCGGGATATTGTAAAGACCCCAGATGGTGGTTTTGTGATTGTAGGGAGTACTGGATTTTATGGAACCGATTTTCAAGCAGACGATATTTATATGCTAAAATTAGATGCAAATGGTAACATCCTTTGGACTAAAACATTTGGAAATCCAGCAGGAACTTATGACGAAGCATTTGCTGTAAAATTAGACTCTAAAAATAATTTAATTGTAACTGGCAGATGTATTGCAGACACTACATTTCAAGCATTTATTTTAAAAACAGATCCTTCTGGAATTCCAATCCAATTTAAAACCTATGGTTACCATAATCAACGAACAAATGCCTTTGATATATTGGTAGACAAAGAAGATAATTATCTCATAACCGGATTTACAACAATCCTTGAAACAGATCATACTTCGGCTGAAAGTGATCCTTATTTGATTAAAGTGGATAGTGCTTTAAACCTCATATTTGCAAATGTATATGAAGTAAATGTTGGTAGAGATTTTAGTACTATTGGGGAAGGTCTTTGTTTATTGGATGATGGTGGTTATGCAATTGGTGTGAGTACTTCTTCATTCTCTAATCATGACATATCTGGTCCAAGTGCGCCAAATAAAAATGCCTTGTATATAATCCGTAAAGATGGTTCCATTCGGAAGGCATTCCTTTATAATATGCATGGTTCTCAGTACACCCGGGTGAGAAAAAGTAGTATGGGTTCTGTATTGTTAGGTGGATTTTCAAGAGCCTATACTGATAAAAATGTAAGCCAGGGATTAATTATTAAAACAGATAATTTCTTTTTTTCAGGATGTAATGACATTGATGTTACACCAGAATTAACACTTTATAAGCCAAGCTGGCAAATCGCTGATTTTAAATATCAAACGAAATCTGGAAACAAAGTACTAGACTACATTAATGTTAAAGATTCATTGATAAAAGATTTTGTTGTTTGCGAAGAAATACCATTACTAACACCAGATTTTGAAGGGCCTCAAAGTATTTGTCCGGGGCAAGCTCGTTTTATAGACCAATCCGGTGGACCTGGTATAAAATATTGGATCGTAGATCAGGATACAATACATAAGGATGGAAATTTAGATTATTTTTTTAACACACCAGGTATCCATACAGTTACACTCGTATTACAATTTAGTTGTGTAATAAAAACACTATCAAAAACAATTGAAGTATTGCCAGCGTTTCAAGATACAATTAAAGAAACAATATGTCCGGGCGTAACTTATAATTTTAAAGGTAATAATTACACTAGTGAAGGTATTTATACTGTAAGTTTACCAGGGACAAATGGACAATGTGATTCTATTTTTGTACTTGATTTAAAATTTTTGCAGCGATTACAATGGAGTGAGAATCATGAATTTTGTGGATCAGAATTTAAAATTTATGATAAAACATTTACCCAATCAAATTCAAATGCGAATGTGATTCTAAAAAATCAGCAAGGCTGTGATAGTTTAGAAATTAAATTAAACGTGACGAAAATATTTTTAGATTCAATAGTAGATTTGGATCCAAAGAATCCAATAGATACACTTTATTTTTGCGATACTATACGGATTGGAAGTAAATTATTTACTACAGCTGGAAGTTATACCAATGAAATCGTAGACACACTAAATGATTGTGTTCTTTTGAAAATTAATGTGACCTTAATTAATAATTGTTTTTGCCTTGAGTTTCCAAATTTATTTACACCTGAAAATGGGGACGATCTCAATGATGAATTCAAGCCCTATAATCATTGTGGTGAAATTATTGAAGCCTTTAAATTAAATGTATTTAATCGATGGGGTCAAAAAGTTTTTGAATCGAATGATTATAAACTAGGCTGGGATGGTCGCTTTAAGTCTGTACAAGCACCACCCGAAACCTATATGTATCATGCTGAATATAAAATTCGATTTACTGATCGTACACCGATTCAAAAAAGTCAAAAAGGTGCTGTCTCATTAATTCGGTAA
- a CDS encoding RNA polymerase sigma factor: MAGNTILEDQIILEWISKPESLEKGFRALVEKFQQKLYWHIRRMVLSHDDADDVLQNTFIKVYRSIEQFEQKSSLFTWLYRIATNESLTFIERNKKFQYDFVENQEEHPAISQLKADPYFDGDQIQLHLQEALTRLPEKQKQVFLLRYHDEMSYKEMSEVLQTSEGALKASYHHAIKKIEDYFKIKELI; this comes from the coding sequence ATGGCAGGAAATACAATACTGGAAGACCAAATTATCCTTGAATGGATCAGTAAACCGGAATCTTTAGAAAAAGGATTCAGGGCCTTAGTTGAAAAATTTCAACAAAAGCTGTATTGGCATATTCGGAGAATGGTTTTATCGCATGATGATGCCGATGATGTCCTCCAAAATACCTTTATAAAAGTATATAGAAGCATCGAACAATTCGAACAAAAAAGCAGTCTGTTTACCTGGCTATACCGAATCGCTACGAATGAAAGTTTGACTTTTATCGAACGGAATAAAAAATTCCAATATGATTTTGTAGAAAACCAGGAGGAGCATCCTGCAATTAGTCAATTAAAAGCGGATCCATATTTTGATGGTGATCAAATTCAACTTCATTTGCAAGAAGCTTTAACAAGACTGCCAGAGAAACAAAAACAGGTATTTTTATTGCGCTATCACGATGAAATGTCTTACAAAGAAATGTCTGAAGTATTACAAACTTCAGAAGGTGCTTTGAAAGCTTCGTATCATCATGCAATTAAAAAAATTGAAGACTATTTTAAAATAAAAGAACTAATTTAA
- a CDS encoding transporter — translation MKEQINPAERIDPTKEDFGFGKSYNQTQNRMITDDGKFNILRIGVPGRSQFHELIEMSWIQFLLLIVLYYIVINLIFGSIYYLIGSEQIMGVEMGSKWTEFYQCFFFSVQTFTTVGYGGLHPKGFLISGIAGMEALAGLLTFAIITGLVYAKFSKPQAKILYSKNVLIAPFKEGYGLQLRIANALTNTLIDMEANLIISFTPEDSNNRILRNLPLEINKIALFPLNWTLNHAIDEKSPLYELQLNEVSKYHMEVLVMIKGFDETYNQMVHSMQSYHYESIIYNAKFQPMFEYIDGKTILYLDKLDDFNQLN, via the coding sequence ATGAAAGAACAAATAAATCCAGCAGAAAGAATAGACCCTACTAAAGAAGACTTTGGTTTTGGAAAATCCTATAACCAAACTCAAAATCGTATGATTACGGATGATGGCAAATTTAATATTCTTAGAATTGGTGTACCTGGTAGAAGTCAGTTTCATGAATTAATTGAAATGTCCTGGATTCAATTTTTACTCCTCATTGTCCTCTATTATATTGTCATCAACCTGATTTTTGGCTCTATCTATTATCTTATTGGTTCTGAACAGATTATGGGTGTTGAGATGGGTTCAAAATGGACTGAATTTTATCAATGTTTCTTTTTTAGTGTGCAAACATTTACCACAGTAGGCTATGGAGGCTTGCACCCAAAAGGCTTTCTAATCTCAGGTATTGCTGGAATGGAGGCCTTAGCCGGATTATTGACTTTTGCGATTATAACGGGTCTTGTTTATGCAAAATTTAGTAAACCACAAGCCAAAATATTGTATTCTAAAAATGTATTGATTGCTCCTTTCAAAGAAGGATATGGCCTTCAACTTAGAATTGCAAATGCACTTACGAATACTTTAATTGATATGGAAGCCAACTTAATTATATCCTTTACACCAGAAGATTCAAATAACAGGATTTTAAGAAATTTACCTTTGGAAATCAATAAAATTGCACTTTTTCCGCTGAATTGGACTTTGAATCATGCCATTGATGAAAAAAGTCCTCTTTATGAACTTCAACTTAATGAAGTTTCAAAATATCATATGGAGGTTTTGGTAATGATAAAAGGGTTTGACGAAACCTACAATCAAATGGTTCATTCTATGCAGTCTTACCATTATGAAAGTATTATATATAATGCCAAGTTTCAGCCTATGTTTGAATATATAGATGGCAAAACCATTCTTTACCTTGATAAATTGGATGATTTTAATCAACTGAATTAA
- a CDS encoding 1-acyl-sn-glycerol-3-phosphate acyltransferase: protein MGWFARTILKLIGWKATGHEKLFNLPKYIIAIGPHTSNWDFPLGILIRAAYGLYKVRFLGKESLFKPPFGFIFRALGGYPVVRSKHINQVDSYIQVFNENPEFAIVVAPEGTRKKVDRLKTGFYYIAKGANIPIIPTIMNYETKSVDFSNAFYAGNSDQEDIRSLEDFFRNRPGKYPELSF from the coding sequence ATGGGATGGTTTGCTAGGACGATATTGAAACTAATTGGGTGGAAGGCAACGGGGCATGAAAAATTGTTTAATCTTCCAAAATACATCATCGCAATAGGTCCACATACTTCAAATTGGGATTTTCCATTGGGAATTTTGATACGGGCTGCATATGGGCTTTACAAAGTACGATTTTTAGGTAAAGAAAGTCTTTTTAAGCCACCTTTTGGATTCATTTTCAGAGCATTAGGCGGGTATCCTGTAGTTAGAAGTAAGCATATAAACCAAGTGGATTCTTATATTCAAGTATTTAATGAGAACCCAGAGTTTGCAATTGTGGTTGCCCCAGAAGGTACTAGAAAAAAGGTCGACCGCTTAAAAACGGGTTTCTATTATATTGCGAAAGGTGCAAACATCCCAATTATACCAACGATTATGAATTATGAAACGAAGTCAGTAGACTTCAGCAATGCCTTTTATGCTGGCAACAGCGACCAAGAGGATATCCGCAGTTTAGAAGATTTTTTCAGAAACCGACCGGGTAAATACCCCGAATTAAGTTTTTAA
- a CDS encoding T9SS type A sorting domain-containing protein translates to MSNRKGRATTVGLGSTGAPGDDNTVCQSCHNGPTDIEVKIFVLDQADTITKYEANKTYQIHVRVNHAGGNVPKAHGFQMTLLKAIKGQNGENLKDITPISQNVKLVTIRNGRLYAEQTDRSATNLFEVQWKAPLPGSGPITIYAGGTGVNSNDSDSGDGGSRTSLQVDEALPSSADNTGINKVSIFPNPFVDKFYIQGNLEDVKELEIMNLFGSSVGYFKLYESNRTIDLSNLNDGIYFAKFINHQNKILKTQKLIKKTQRP, encoded by the coding sequence ATGTCAAATAGGAAAGGTCGAGCCACAACTGTAGGTTTAGGTAGCACGGGTGCACCCGGAGATGATAATACGGTATGTCAGTCTTGTCATAATGGTCCAACAGACATCGAAGTTAAAATTTTTGTTTTAGATCAGGCTGATACAATTACTAAATATGAAGCTAATAAGACCTATCAAATTCATGTTAGAGTAAATCATGCTGGAGGAAATGTCCCGAAAGCACATGGATTTCAAATGACCTTATTAAAAGCGATAAAAGGTCAGAATGGAGAAAATTTGAAAGATATCACTCCGATCAGTCAAAATGTAAAATTAGTAACCATTAGAAATGGTCGACTTTATGCAGAGCAAACCGATAGAAGTGCAACCAATTTATTTGAAGTACAATGGAAAGCACCACTTCCTGGTTCAGGACCTATAACGATTTATGCTGGGGGCACTGGAGTAAATTCCAATGATTCTGATAGTGGAGATGGGGGTTCTAGAACGTCCTTACAAGTGGACGAGGCATTGCCTTCTTCTGCAGATAATACTGGAATTAACAAAGTGTCTATTTTTCCAAATCCTTTTGTTGATAAATTTTATATCCAGGGAAATTTAGAGGATGTAAAAGAATTAGAAATTATGAATTTGTTTGGTTCTTCCGTTGGTTATTTTAAGTTATATGAATCCAATAGAACCATTGATTTAAGCAATTTAAATGATGGTATTTATTTTGCAAAATTTATAAATCATCAAAATAAGATTCTTAAAACGCAGAAATTAATTAAGAAAACACAACGTCCATAG